The genomic window TGCGTAATTGGCATTAAGTATTTTTAGCTCACTCAATGCGCCACGCATAGAATCGAGTAAATCACTTGTTTCATCATCAAGCAAATCTTTGAGGGATTTATTTGGATTCTTATTGCAGAGTAAAAGCATTTCTTGGTGGATAAGGGATTTTTTCTCCTCAAATGCCTTTACCAATGTATCTTTTTTATCAAGTCGCCCAAAAATTGCCTCGTGATTCGCACTCTGTATATCGGTATTATCAAGCTGTGTAAGCTCTATGATAGCCTTTAAATCAGCTATTGCACCATTAATGTAAGTATGTAGCATAACCAAATCCTATATGCTCCACTCCCACAATAATGACACTTGTGTTAATGGAGGAATTTCTTATAGGTTAAGCAAATTTGATGCCATTTTTTCGGAAGTTTGTTGCAAATCAATCTTATATTCGCCATTTTTGATTTGCTCTTTGATTTGCTCTGCGCGTGAGAGTTGTTGTACTTGCTCTTTTTCTTTTACTTCGGTATTTTCATTTTGTCTATTAAGCACTTCTCTGTTAAGTGCGTTTGTGCTGACAACGCTTGCATTTACACCATTTATCATAAGACACCCCTTATAAAGTGATTTTATGCCAAATCGACCAAAAACAAAAAAGATTTAGCATTATTTTACATATCCTTGCAATTCTTGCTTAAAATCTTTGAGCGTTGTTACACCCTTAGAATAACTATCGCCACTAAATAGCGGCGTGCTCGAATCTACACGATATGCCCAAATCCCAAGCAGTAGTAAAATATACAAAAGCCCTACAAAGCTTATTGAAGGAATAAGCCAATTTCTTAAGCCTGTGCCCATTTTTTACTCCTTAATCTATACTTGC from Helicobacter typhlonius includes these protein-coding regions:
- a CDS encoding flagellar biosynthesis anti-sigma factor FlgM, whose amino-acid sequence is MINGVNASVVSTNALNREVLNRQNENTEVKEKEQVQQLSRAEQIKEQIKNGEYKIDLQQTSEKMASNLLNL